The Vibrio penaeicida genome contains a region encoding:
- a CDS encoding DUF7220 family protein — protein MSQSRTQSLIEALTNIGVGLALSFGVQLLWFPLIGHELTLVDNALTTAVFTGVSIVRSYFVRRYFNYKQYVNGAREEGRVK, from the coding sequence ATGAGCCAATCTCGAACGCAATCCCTGATTGAAGCATTAACTAACATAGGAGTAGGACTGGCGCTGTCATTTGGTGTGCAGCTTCTGTGGTTTCCGTTAATCGGTCACGAATTGACTTTGGTAGATAATGCGCTCACTACGGCAGTTTTTACCGGAGTATCGATCGTAAGAAGCTATTTCGTTAGACGCTACTTCAACTACAAGCAGTATGTAAATGGAGCGAGAGAAGAGGGTAGAGTTAAGTGA
- a CDS encoding site-specific integrase: MWRIRTRLEIEGNIMELALLNLAIDCKLRSCDLLRMKVRGISSGGVIQDRVLYSQSKTGREVQFEITSRTAQCAERNYARTKNIRAVQLLLGHVKLDNTIRYLGVEIEDALNISENTDS; encoded by the coding sequence ATATGGCGAATTCGCACCAGACTGGAAATCGAAGGCAATATCATGGAACTCGCCTTGCTGAATCTCGCCATAGATTGCAAGTTACGATCATGTGATTTGCTTAGAATGAAAGTGAGAGGCATATCTTCTGGTGGTGTCATTCAAGATCGTGTGCTCTACAGCCAAAGTAAAACGGGGCGAGAAGTGCAGTTTGAGATCACTTCCCGTACGGCACAATGCGCCGAACGAAATTATGCACGGACAAAGAACATCCGTGCGGTTCAATTATTGCTCGGACACGTAAAACTCGACAATACCATTCGCTATCTTGGTGTTGAAATAGAAGATGCATTAAATATCTCTGAGAATACCGACTCTTGA
- a CDS encoding DUF6088 family protein has product MTAVERVYQKIKRSRRYVFERKDFDGFASYDQIGRALRQLVKQGELIKLGYGLYTKARMNSLTGRPMPTNPGGSDALMREILKMKGVDFEMDSLSLQSLSGESTQIPSSVQYSWNPKQFNRKLVVGNRVLNSPS; this is encoded by the coding sequence ATGACAGCTGTTGAACGCGTTTATCAAAAGATAAAGCGCTCAAGACGTTATGTTTTTGAGCGCAAAGACTTTGATGGTTTTGCTAGCTACGACCAAATCGGTCGAGCGTTAAGGCAGTTAGTTAAGCAAGGTGAGTTAATCAAGCTTGGCTACGGTCTATACACAAAAGCAAGAATGAATAGTCTAACCGGCAGACCCATGCCCACAAACCCTGGCGGAAGCGATGCCCTGATGCGTGAAATTTTAAAGATGAAAGGCGTCGATTTTGAAATGGACAGTCTATCTTTGCAAAGCTTATCAGGAGAAAGTACCCAAATCCCATCCTCCGTTCAATACTCATGGAACCCCAAACAGTTTAATCGCAAATTGGTTGTCGGTAACCGAGTATTAAACTCGCCGAGTTAG
- a CDS encoding nucleotidyl transferase AbiEii/AbiGii toxin family protein, giving the protein MEKLKQQFLEVSDALELGNPAIIEKDYWVVALLSELAKVSPVYHQMVFSGGTALAKSNVKILRMSEDVDIKLIPHQEFGELSRGQKKAARKTCIHEIEMAITQTERFTVESRLVRDEYRYVEFELRYPQQFSQAPCLRPIIKLELIETIPLLDVEPRPIQSLVAELYRQPQEVKAFDCVSIHATLVEKVISMLRRTMSVKRSAERKDDVTLVRHIYDVYCILKTEGQKESFDLKALTPLFKTVLEEDVKRFGNQHAEFVSNPKQELQLGLKELEENAIFRQRFQEFVTPMVFNTEAHDFDTCFASFKRIAASLIEKI; this is encoded by the coding sequence ATGGAAAAATTAAAACAACAATTTCTTGAGGTTTCCGATGCACTTGAGCTCGGAAACCCCGCCATTATTGAAAAAGATTACTGGGTCGTCGCCTTACTTAGCGAATTAGCGAAGGTATCGCCTGTGTATCATCAAATGGTTTTTTCTGGGGGGACTGCGCTAGCCAAGTCAAACGTTAAAATCCTGAGAATGTCAGAAGATGTAGATATAAAGCTCATTCCCCATCAAGAATTTGGTGAGCTGAGTCGCGGCCAAAAGAAAGCCGCCCGTAAGACATGCATTCACGAGATTGAAATGGCGATCACTCAAACAGAGCGATTTACCGTTGAGTCGCGTCTCGTTCGTGATGAATATCGCTATGTCGAGTTTGAACTCAGATACCCGCAGCAGTTTAGCCAAGCGCCATGTCTTCGCCCCATAATTAAACTTGAGTTAATAGAGACGATCCCTCTACTGGATGTAGAACCACGGCCGATCCAATCATTGGTAGCGGAACTGTATCGACAACCACAAGAAGTAAAAGCGTTTGATTGCGTCTCTATCCACGCGACCTTAGTTGAGAAAGTGATATCAATGTTGCGCCGTACAATGTCAGTCAAGCGCAGTGCTGAGCGTAAGGATGATGTCACGCTTGTTCGCCATATTTATGATGTTTACTGTATTTTAAAGACCGAAGGCCAGAAAGAAAGCTTCGATCTGAAAGCACTTACACCCTTATTTAAAACGGTGTTGGAAGAAGATGTTAAGCGTTTTGGTAATCAGCATGCAGAATTCGTCTCCAATCCAAAACAAGAGCTACAACTTGGCCTCAAAGAGCTTGAGGAAAATGCAATATTCCGCCAACGCTTTCAGGAATTTGTCACGCCAATGGTGTTTAACACCGAAGCCCATGATTTTGATACCTGCTTTGCCTCATTTAAACGCATTGCAGCATCGCTAATTGAAAAAATTTAA
- a CDS encoding type I restriction-modification system subunit M translates to MPNSTINQDPLYQEQVNKAVWAACDTFRGTVDPSIYKDFILTMLFLKYISDVHQDKFDELSKQFDGNEQMITAMMSKQSFKIPTGSTFWDLYEARHEAGNGSRIDQALHAIEEANGTKLKNVFQDISFNTDKLGDEKQKNDILRHLLEDFGKDTLNLRPSRVGSLDVIGNAYEYLIKHFAAGSGKSAGEFYTPPEVSDLLSIILEPQPGDSICDPCTGSGSLLMKCGKQVQKNFAGSKQYALFGQEAIGSTWSLAKMNMFLHGEDNHRIEWGDTIRNPKLQDKDGGLLHFDVVTANPPFSLDKWGFEDAANDHFGRFRRGIPPKTKGDYAFISHMIETLKPVSQGKQGGRMGVVVPHGVLFRASAEGKIRKQLIEENLLDTVIGLPEKLFFGTGIPAAILLFKKQKNDNKVLFIDASREFKSGKNQNQLTPENIQKIVDTYKARETTDKYSYLATLEEIAENDFNLNIPRYVDTFEEEEEIDLVAVRSERLELQSELADLEAEMAGYLEELGYGN, encoded by the coding sequence ATGCCAAACTCTACTATCAACCAAGATCCTCTCTACCAAGAACAAGTCAACAAAGCCGTTTGGGCTGCCTGTGACACATTCCGAGGCACCGTTGATCCGTCCATTTACAAAGACTTCATCCTAACCATGCTGTTCTTGAAGTACATCTCTGACGTACACCAAGATAAATTTGATGAGCTTTCCAAGCAGTTTGATGGCAATGAGCAGATGATCACTGCGATGATGTCGAAACAGTCTTTCAAAATCCCGACTGGTTCAACATTCTGGGACTTATATGAAGCTCGCCATGAAGCGGGTAACGGCTCTCGTATCGATCAAGCCCTACACGCGATTGAAGAAGCCAATGGCACTAAGCTAAAGAACGTCTTCCAAGACATCAGCTTTAACACCGACAAGCTGGGCGATGAAAAACAGAAGAACGATATCTTGCGCCACCTACTGGAAGACTTTGGTAAAGACACGCTAAACCTGCGCCCAAGCCGCGTGGGTTCACTGGATGTGATTGGTAACGCTTACGAATACCTCATCAAACATTTCGCTGCGGGCAGCGGAAAATCTGCGGGTGAGTTCTACACTCCACCAGAAGTATCTGATCTCCTCTCCATTATCCTAGAGCCACAGCCAGGCGATAGCATCTGTGACCCGTGTACAGGCTCAGGCTCACTACTAATGAAATGTGGTAAGCAAGTACAAAAAAACTTTGCAGGCTCTAAACAGTATGCTCTGTTCGGCCAAGAAGCGATTGGTTCAACGTGGTCACTGGCAAAGATGAACATGTTCCTACACGGTGAAGATAACCACCGCATTGAGTGGGGCGATACGATCCGCAACCCTAAACTACAAGACAAAGACGGTGGTCTGCTGCACTTTGATGTGGTTACGGCGAATCCCCCGTTCAGCCTTGATAAGTGGGGCTTTGAAGATGCCGCTAACGATCACTTTGGTCGCTTCCGCCGCGGTATCCCGCCAAAGACCAAAGGTGACTATGCGTTTATCTCACACATGATTGAGACGCTTAAGCCCGTCTCTCAAGGTAAACAGGGCGGCCGCATGGGTGTGGTAGTGCCTCATGGCGTGCTATTCCGTGCATCAGCAGAGGGGAAAATCCGTAAACAACTGATTGAAGAGAATCTGCTAGATACCGTAATTGGTCTTCCTGAAAAACTGTTCTTCGGTACGGGTATTCCTGCGGCAATTTTGCTGTTCAAAAAGCAGAAAAATGATAACAAGGTGCTGTTTATTGATGCCTCTCGTGAGTTCAAATCAGGCAAGAACCAGAACCAACTGACGCCTGAGAACATTCAGAAGATTGTTGATACTTACAAGGCGCGTGAAACTACTGATAAATACTCTTACCTAGCGACACTAGAAGAGATTGCTGAGAATGACTTTAACCTGAATATTCCTCGCTATGTCGATACCTTTGAAGAAGAGGAAGAGATTGATTTGGTTGCTGTGCGCAGTGAGCGTTTGGAACTGCAAAGTGAACTGGCTGACCTAGAAGCAGAAATGGCGGGTTATCTAGAGGAGTTGGGTTATGGTAACTGA
- a CDS encoding restriction endonuclease subunit S: MVTDTKYPPSVKAGKPILGETPEGWARESLKKHLTLEQRKVKVLDEKEYDLVTVKRSRGGVVRREHLYGRQISVKSQFSLKQGDFLISKRQIVHGACGIVPAHLDGSIVSNEYSIFTAKDSFDLTYLRYLSETLYFQQTCFHSSIGVHIEKMIFKLDNWFKWDFNLPPLPEQRKIAQILSTWDRGIATTEKLIETSKQQKKALMQQLLTGKKRLVNPETGKVFERGWEHGFLGDLCTFKGGSAFKEVYQGQLSGDYPFIKVSDMNLPQNGKFILQANNWITDEVAKTIKAKAFNAGSVVFAKVGAALLLNRRRILVQPTIVDNNMMAATPKNICSTEFLYQLMLMIDFAKFVQDGAVPSINQSDLSRFKISYPHFEEQQKIASVLTAADKEIEILEAKLTHFKQEKKALMQQLLTGKRRVSLSS; the protein is encoded by the coding sequence ATGGTAACTGATACAAAATATCCGCCAAGCGTTAAAGCAGGTAAGCCAATATTAGGTGAAACTCCCGAAGGTTGGGCAAGAGAATCATTAAAGAAACATTTGACGCTTGAACAACGAAAAGTAAAAGTTCTGGATGAGAAAGAGTACGACCTCGTGACTGTAAAACGCTCGCGAGGTGGTGTTGTTCGTCGAGAGCACCTTTACGGGAGGCAAATTTCAGTAAAAAGCCAATTTTCCTTGAAGCAAGGGGATTTTTTAATCTCAAAGCGACAAATTGTTCATGGTGCATGTGGGATCGTGCCTGCACACTTAGATGGTTCTATTGTTTCCAATGAATACTCAATTTTCACGGCTAAAGATAGTTTTGATCTGACCTACCTACGTTATTTATCAGAAACTCTTTATTTCCAACAAACATGTTTCCACTCAAGTATCGGTGTTCATATTGAAAAAATGATTTTCAAATTGGATAACTGGTTTAAGTGGGACTTCAACCTTCCACCACTCCCAGAACAACGCAAAATCGCCCAAATCCTTTCTACATGGGATCGCGGTATTGCAACCACTGAAAAGCTGATTGAAACCAGCAAGCAGCAGAAGAAAGCCCTGATGCAGCAACTTTTGACGGGTAAGAAGCGTTTGGTGAATCCTGAAACGGGTAAGGTGTTTGAGAGGGGATGGGAGCATGGCTTTCTTGGAGACCTTTGTACTTTCAAAGGTGGCTCAGCCTTTAAAGAAGTTTATCAAGGGCAACTTAGTGGTGATTATCCATTTATCAAGGTAAGTGATATGAATTTGCCTCAAAATGGTAAATTTATTTTACAAGCTAACAATTGGATAACAGATGAAGTGGCAAAAACAATAAAAGCCAAAGCTTTTAATGCTGGTTCAGTTGTCTTCGCCAAAGTAGGCGCTGCTTTGTTATTAAATCGACGGAGAATATTGGTACAACCAACAATTGTTGATAACAATATGATGGCTGCAACACCCAAGAATATTTGTTCAACAGAGTTTTTATACCAATTAATGTTAATGATTGACTTTGCTAAGTTTGTTCAAGACGGTGCTGTTCCATCCATCAATCAATCGGATCTGAGTCGTTTCAAAATTTCTTATCCGCATTTTGAAGAGCAACAAAAAATCGCCTCTGTCCTTACTGCTGCCGATAAAGAAATCGAAATACTGGAAGCCAAGCTTACTCACTTTAAACAAGAGAAAAAGGCATTGATGCAGCAGTTGTTGACGGGTAAGCGCCGCGTTTCCCTGTCATCTTAG
- a CDS encoding DUF6933 domain-containing protein, whose product MLVFNCTKAAADFFTVKRNGKKISPLEAPPTDTVSGSEAVNVSNPPTPPMSAWLVHAVNVQRKKVLIAMHVETRYSMVFVGIQKGDWLEFTNQLLERLFNNMQFFGEEFEMCDEESFEEMFNEFIKLHPKPYFCQRGDRSVQSHINDVAWQFEERAYQIGSLPEGHEQSASFDEWINSLIRSTKQKKDYFHPDEEMFLDWMQTYSELGDNEDKLVRQLFGSLRRQMMHAEMVKRGIPDDSYLDEMNAELNQAIDEFYQEIAPDTQSEDIPDNVIDFNQAKKRKLH is encoded by the coding sequence ATGTTAGTGTTTAACTGCACCAAAGCCGCTGCGGACTTTTTCACTGTAAAGCGCAATGGCAAAAAAATCTCTCCATTGGAAGCGCCGCCGACGGACACTGTCAGTGGTTCTGAAGCTGTGAATGTGTCGAATCCCCCGACACCACCGATGAGTGCTTGGCTGGTTCATGCGGTCAACGTTCAACGCAAGAAAGTACTCATCGCCATGCACGTTGAAACTCGCTATTCCATGGTGTTTGTTGGCATTCAAAAAGGGGATTGGCTCGAATTTACTAACCAACTACTGGAACGGCTGTTTAACAACATGCAGTTCTTTGGTGAAGAGTTTGAAATGTGCGATGAAGAGAGCTTTGAAGAGATGTTCAATGAGTTCATCAAACTTCATCCTAAGCCTTACTTTTGTCAACGCGGTGATCGCAGCGTGCAAAGCCACATTAATGATGTCGCTTGGCAGTTTGAAGAGCGAGCTTATCAAATTGGTTCTCTACCTGAAGGACATGAACAGTCAGCCAGCTTTGATGAGTGGATAAACAGTTTGATTCGCTCGACCAAACAAAAGAAAGACTACTTTCACCCTGACGAAGAGATGTTCCTTGACTGGATGCAGACCTACAGCGAATTGGGCGACAATGAGGACAAACTGGTCCGCCAGTTATTTGGTTCTCTACGCCGACAAATGATGCACGCCGAAATGGTTAAGCGTGGCATTCCAGATGACAGCTATCTGGACGAGATGAATGCGGAACTCAACCAAGCAATCGACGAGTTTTACCAAGAGATTGCCCCTGACACGCAGAGCGAAGACATTCCCGATAACGTCATCGACTTCAATCAGGCTAAAAAACGTAAACTACATTAA